The DNA region GCAATCCAAACGAAAAAATGGTGCGCGATTTAGTTGAAGCTTGCGAGTACATGGGTAAACGACGGATTGGTGCTTTGATCTCCCTACAACGTTCGCAACCCTTAAATGAATACGCAGCTACTGGAATTCGATTAGATTCAGCCATCTCATCTCAATTATTGATTAACATTTTCATCCCAAATACGCCCCTACATGATGGTGCCGTGATTATTCAAGATTTAGAAATTGCTTCTGCCGCTTCTTACCTGCCGCTTTCAGAAAACTCGGAGATTCTTAAAGAATTAGGGACTAGACACCGGGCTGCTGTAGGCTTAAGTGAAGTAACAGATGCCATCACAATCGTCGTCTCAGAAGAAACAGGTGGTATTTCAATTACTGAACGTGGCGAGATTACCCGCGACCTTAGTCAAGATGAGTTGTATACCATTCTAGCGGACAATTTTATCAACATCTCTGATGAGGAAGCGAATGATAACTTCTTAACTAACTGGTTTAACCAATTAACAGGAGGTGGCAAGTCAGATGATCAATAAGTTTTATAACAATCGAATTGCCCTGTTAATTTTATCGCTCTTCTTATCTATCTTAATGTTTGTATACGTGAAGGCTGAGCAGTATTCGGAAAACCCAGTGAGTTTCTTCCAAAACGTCAGCGAAGCGACAACAGAAACGATTTATAACGTGCCTGTTTATATAGATGGAAACGTGGATGCGTATTATGTCACTGGTCTCCTAGATAGCGTTTCTGTCAGTTTATCTGGACCAAAAAACTTAATCGAACAAACACTTGAAGCCGATGACTTCCGCGTCATCACAGAAGACTTAACCGATTTAGGCGAAGGGTCTCATTACATCCAATTACAATTGGAAAATGTTTCAGAAGCTGTTTCTTATGAGATTTCACCTTCAAGCGTCAATATTTCAATCGATTCGCTACAAACAACTGAATATCCAGTCCAAGTGGAAATGTCTAATGAATCTGCAGTTGCGGATGGTTACGAAATTACAGATGTGTCTTTAAGCCAAGATTCTGTCACCTTAACTGGTTCGACATCTGACATTGAAAGCGTGAGCCAAGTTTATACAGTCGTAAATATTCCAGATAACTTATCTGAAGACTACACCACAACCGCCACTGTCATTACAGAAAATGCGGACGGTGATATCTTGAATATCAACACCGACCCAAGTGAGGTTGACGTGACCGTTCAAGTTTCGCCTGAAGGTGTGTCGGTCCCTATTGAAGCCAATATCACCAACGAACGCGAAGGCTACACCTATGAAGCAACGATTTTAGATAGCCAGCACGCGACTTTATCTGGTGACTACGATACCATCAATAACACTGAAAGCGTGTCTGCAACCGTTGATGTATCAAGGATTACAACAACGACTACTGTAGACGCGCCCATTGTCCTACCTGATGGTGTAACGAGTTCAGATCCTTCAAGCGTTCGGGTCCAAGTGGTGCCAACGGCTAACGAGTCTTCATCTTCGTCATCATCTAGCGCGTCATCTAGTGCCTCATCAGAAAGCGATGAGGATAGCGCCAGCTCAGACACCGCTTCAAGCGAGTCTAGCGAAGAAAGTGCTACGAGTAGCGAAAGCGGCACTAGCGGTAATGAATCCACTATTGAAGAAGATACGACAAGTGATAGCGACATCAGCGACAGCACCAGTTCAACCACGAGCGAAGTTGGCGTAACGACTGGCGTCAGTAACAACTTACAAAATGGCAACGGCAATGTCCAAGCCGATCAAATCAATTCAACAAGTTCAGAAAGCGTCTCTAGCTCTTCTAGCGCAAATGTCTTTAACGCAATACTTGCTTTTTTAGCTAGTTTTTCCTAGTATTAACCAGTGTAATCTAGACTGCCTTTTTCAAGGCAAGAAACATATCTATAATTTTTAATTATGAATCAGTAAATGTTATACTATAACGAAATCGACGAAAAATCGATATTCACTTTCGAAAACAAAGGAGTAAATTATGAGAAAATATTTTGGTACTGATGGGGTTCGCGGTTTAGCGAATGAAGAATTAACACCAGAATTAGCATTTAAATTGGGTCGTTTTGGTGGTCACGTGTTAATGCAACATGCACCAGAAGGAATGGAACATCCGCGTGTTCTAGTTGCCCGCGATACACGTATCTCAGGTCAATTATTAGAGCAAGCCTTAACTGCTGGTTTATTATCAGTAGGGATTGAAGTGCAACAATTAGGCGTTATTACAACTCCAGCTGTATCTTATTTAACTCGTACTACCGGTGCAACTGCTGGTGTCATGATTTCAGCAAGCCACAACCCTGCACCAGACAATGGGATTAAATTCTTTGGTTCTGACGGCTTCAAATTGTCTGACGCTCAAGAAGAAGAAATCGAAGCATTATTAGACCAAGAAGAAGATACTTTACCACGTCCATCAGCTGAAGGATTAGGAACAGTAATCGCTAACCCAGGTGCAGTTGGTAAATACTTAGAATTCCTAGCATCCACAATTTCTGGTGATTTATCAGGGATTAAAGTAGCTGTTGATGGCGCTAACGGTGCCACTTCACCATTAGTTAACCGTTTATTCGCTGACTTAGGTACTGACTTTACAACAATGGCGACTTCTCCAAATGGTATCAACATCAACGACGGTGTTGGTTCAACACATACAGAGAAATTACAAGCCCTTGTAAAAGAAACAGGTGCTGATGTCGGTGTGGCCTTCGATGGTGACGGCGACCGCTGTTTAGCAGTTGACGAAGAAGGTAACCTAGTAGACGGTGACCAAATGATGTTCATCTGTGGTAAATACTTAAACGAACGTGGTAAATTAAACGACAACACAATCGTGTCAACTGTAATGTCTAACTTAGGTTTCCACAAAGCAGTTGAAGAAGCAGGCATGAAAGCACCACAAACTAAAGTTGGTGACCGTTATGTGGTTGAAGAAATGCGTGAACACGGATATAACCTTGGTGGAGAACAATCAGGTCATATCATCTTCATGGACTACAACAACACAGGTGACGGCCTTTTATCAGCAGTACAATTACTACATGTATTAAAAACTTCAGGTAAAAAATTATCTGAATTAGCTGGTGAAATGAAAACTTACCCTCAAGAATTAATCAATGTGCGTGTAACACGTGAAGGTAAAACAGAAGCAATGA from Aerococcus urinaeequi includes:
- the cdaA gene encoding diadenylate cyclase CdaA, whose translation is MQIDWSGIISWTNVFNLIDILIVWLFIYQLLKILKNTKAFNILNGVFIFLLIKIISTLFQLKTVDWIMNNIIQWSVVGAIVIFQPEIRRGLDHLGQQFFAGKREAGARNPNEKMVRDLVEACEYMGKRRIGALISLQRSQPLNEYAATGIRLDSAISSQLLINIFIPNTPLHDGAVIIQDLEIASAASYLPLSENSEILKELGTRHRAAVGLSEVTDAITIVVSEETGGISITERGEITRDLSQDELYTILADNFINISDEEANDNFLTNWFNQLTGGGKSDDQ
- a CDS encoding CdaR family protein encodes the protein MINKFYNNRIALLILSLFLSILMFVYVKAEQYSENPVSFFQNVSEATTETIYNVPVYIDGNVDAYYVTGLLDSVSVSLSGPKNLIEQTLEADDFRVITEDLTDLGEGSHYIQLQLENVSEAVSYEISPSSVNISIDSLQTTEYPVQVEMSNESAVADGYEITDVSLSQDSVTLTGSTSDIESVSQVYTVVNIPDNLSEDYTTTATVITENADGDILNINTDPSEVDVTVQVSPEGVSVPIEANITNEREGYTYEATILDSQHATLSGDYDTINNTESVSATVDVSRITTTTTVDAPIVLPDGVTSSDPSSVRVQVVPTANESSSSSSSSASSSASSESDEDSASSDTASSESSEESATSSESGTSGNESTIEEDTTSDSDISDSTSSTTSEVGVTTGVSNNLQNGNGNVQADQINSTSSESVSSSSSANVFNAILAFLASFS
- the glmM gene encoding phosphoglucosamine mutase — protein: MRKYFGTDGVRGLANEELTPELAFKLGRFGGHVLMQHAPEGMEHPRVLVARDTRISGQLLEQALTAGLLSVGIEVQQLGVITTPAVSYLTRTTGATAGVMISASHNPAPDNGIKFFGSDGFKLSDAQEEEIEALLDQEEDTLPRPSAEGLGTVIANPGAVGKYLEFLASTISGDLSGIKVAVDGANGATSPLVNRLFADLGTDFTTMATSPNGININDGVGSTHTEKLQALVKETGADVGVAFDGDGDRCLAVDEEGNLVDGDQMMFICGKYLNERGKLNDNTIVSTVMSNLGFHKAVEEAGMKAPQTKVGDRYVVEEMREHGYNLGGEQSGHIIFMDYNNTGDGLLSAVQLLHVLKTSGKKLSELAGEMKTYPQELINVRVTREGKTEAMNSATVQQVIDEVNTEMDGNGRILVRLSGTENLLRVMVEAQTDEEAYNYAKRIADQVSKEFGVE